TTAGTCGCAGTCATCATTCAAGCACAGGAAGAGCCAGTCTTCTTCAAGCTCTCCCtccagaaggagcagcagcagatctCGCTCTCGCTCCCGGTCTCCTGGCCGGCCAGCAAGGGGCAGGCGTCGCTCTGCTTCCCAAAGCAGGGAGCACAAGGAGGACAAGAAGAAAACCATTCAGGAGACCAGCTTGGCTCTGCCGGTatgagttttgtttgttggcTTTTGTGTGTGGGTTTGCTGgatttttatttaacaaaacTTTTGCTGTTTGTGAAAGATTGGTTTTATGCAGAATGGGTTTATCATTGTAAAACCAGCTGCAGTTCATGTTCTCTAGACAGCATAATTACCTGCAAAAGCATATCTCagaactgcctttttttttctttcaaaattggTTTTCTAGCTTGCAAAGTTTGAGGAAAAAGTTCTCTTACCATATATAGTTTGTTACAACAGTAGTGGAAAACACTCAGTGTGGGATATTTAAATCTGGCCATGCTGATGGATAATATTGCAAAACTGGTTTTATTATAAAAACTTAACTTGTAAGGATTTCTAAGTTTACCAATATCTGGTGTCTAGCTGAAATTTATTAGGTTTGTTCTTAGCATTTTTGTGAAGATTGAGTGCTAAAAATACTTCTGGTGATCTTTAAGAGGAGTAGAGGTGGtgtttctctgtgaagagacaaACAACATTTCTTCTGCCTCTTATGCCCTTGAGATGGCTTCTCACTTGTCTGAGACACAGTCCCTGGAACTGGAAATGCATTCTGCTGATCTATTGAAAATGAACAGGTTTTGGTTAGGTTTCAGCTAGATTAACCACATTAATATAAACTTGCTAGATAGGTTTAGTAAATTGCTGCTCTCAGGCACTGAAACagttgtggggtttgtttgtcaGTGAGCTCCTTTGAGCTGTGTGATCCAGTGCCTGTGGATCCCAGTCTGGTTTTAAGTAGTTTTTTAGCCAGCAGCTACAGTTTACTTTTAGTACTTTTAACCTTTTGGGATAAAAGGGTTAAAAAGTCTTTGGTGGTTTTGTCCTGGCTTCTCTCTGAGGAGTGGGATTGATCCGTTGGCTCTTGTAAGACTGGAAAGACCAGGTAGTTGAAATAAAACATATGAGTCATGTCTTCCTAGAGCTGTGTAAGCTACACTCACGAGAAGAATTCTTATGAGAGAATTTATTTCTTCAAAGGTATTTTATGGAAAACCAAACTTTCAGTTCTGCAGAACAGTGCCATATATAGGACACTGAAAGCTTAAACTGTGTTTCTTGTTTTAAGGAGAAACCGAGTGAGAATAACACCAAAAGGTACAATGGTGAACCtgaaagtacagaaaaaaatgccacATCCTGCATCATCCTGGAGGTAGGAACACTGAATTTGCTCTTAGCTTTTTGTCACATTCCTGGCTTAGCTCTCTCACAAATTCCTAGAAAAGGGCAATACAATAATCAAGCAGAAATAGAAGGCAATGTAAAACTTAGAGGTTAAGTAAGTTTGCTAcagaaaaagtgattttttttttaattgtcctgATTGTTATCTAGTGCCCAGGCACATGGCTGAAGGGAAAGGGGGAGGGTGGCCATGGATGATGTgtgctggaactgctgctgatCTGTAACCACAGCCCAGTAGGTTACAGTGCCTGGTTTTAGCAGTCTCTTTATGTGAATGGATAATTGTATATTGGTGTTTTACAGTGAGTCATGTCctctgaaatataaaatattggactaaaataaagtaaaatcaCTGGGAAACCTTCtagtaaattatttttgttcatttaCAGCAAAAGTTAAAACCAGACCTGGAAATCAAGCGTGTGCTTGAGCAGTACAGCTTGCGTTCGAGGAAAGAtgacaagaaaaaagaagagatcTATTCAGAGAAAAAGACTTTTGTGGCTGTAAAACCAATTGAGAAAGTATCAACAAAAACAAAGGAGCTGGAGTTTGGGGGAAGAATTGGTATGTGTGGAAATTGTCTTAATAGTTAAAAATTAGTactgttttgtgggtttttgctAATTGACCATACTGTCATGTCAAAAACTGCTTTTTGGACCTTGGCTGCAGAATTCAGGGTCAGATTGTTGTTTCACTTGATTGAGTGGCAAAGAACCTTTAATGCACTTGGTTCGTATGTGAAATACAGCAAAGATCATGTGCCACCCCTTGCCACAGTgagatttaaatatttctggatTAAATTTAAGAATAACCAGCAAAgcttttacattttcaaaactTAGGTGCTTGAAACCCGACAGTAAAGTATTTTTTAGACagtttttgggttatttttgaaGGGATGCAATGAGTGTGATCCCATGGTAGATGACCTTATATGGGAGTGAGAAGAATGTCTCAGTGTCCTGTTACATATCTGTGGGATTGCTGCTCTCTggttcaggagaaaataatgACAACCTCTTCTTTGTTACTTAATATTGAACTTTTTTGGTGGGattgaaactattttttaaattttcttcactTACCTTCTAACATGCCGTGATGTCTGTTTACAGGGACCTTCATGCTGATGCTTCTCCTGCCTGCTACTGTACTCTATTTGCTGTTGATGTGCAAACAAGATGATCCAAGTCTTCTGAACTTCCCTCCTCTGCCAGCACTTGAGAGTCTTTGGGATGGGAGGGTGTTTGGTGTCTTTCTTCTGTGGTTTTTCCTTCAGGCTGCGTTTTACTTGCTGCCAATTGGAAAGGTAGGCTCTTGGGAGCATTGGGTCTTTATGGGCAACTGAACTAGGCTGGAAGGTGGGGTGTGTTCTAAATGTAGTGCATTTGAAAGCATTTTAATGAGTTTTTCATAATAAACTGGAATATAGCTGCTGCAGGTTTCTGTAAGCTTAAAACAGCGCAGCTGGTTCAGAATTTTTGCATTTCAGAGCCTTCCAGTAGAGAAGGCAGAAGGCATTTTACAGGCATTCACATCAAACTGTGGATAAACTTTGCTTAATAGAATTCTAGAAGAATTTTAGGTATCTGAGTTCTAACTTCACAAACTATTTCAATACTCAGTTTCTTGTGGATATCCAGCATTTTGGAAACAGTCTTCATTTACAGGAATCTGCAAACCATTCTAGCCATATGTATGAGTATCAGGCAAAGGCTCTCCTTCACTCTCTTGTGACTTGAGGGTTACTGGCAGATTCTGAAAGGACACTGAAGTAGATCAATCATGTTTTATTGCTGAACATGTTCACAATGACTGGAGAAGTTCTGCTTTCTTGAAGCCGGTTAGGAAgaggtttattttttaaaatgtttttatttgaaactgctaatatttttcatttgctgaCCAGAGTATGTTTTCCAGAACAATGCATGAGGTTTGAGCATGTCCAGCTGGTTGCTTTGACTGAATGTCTTTCTGACAGAGTTGAGCTTGGTTTTCCTCCCATGAAGGGCCCACAGAAAATACTTTGTTGAGCATTAGTGTTTTATTCTCCTTAGGTTGTAGAAGGCCTGCCCCTTTCCAGTGGAAGGAGACTGCAGTACCGGATAAATGGTAAGCATGGTGCAGCTGGTTATTCCAAAACTGACTCCATTGTGTGGTGTGCAGTGCTCAGCACCATAAAATACAAACATTGAAAGATACAGTTTGACCAGAGAGCGTATCTGTTGTAAATCTTGGATAAAATAGGATGAGCCTTTCTTGGAAAAAGGTGGTTAGTAATCATCAGGAACTAAGTGCACCAAGAGCAAGACATTGGACTGGACAGGGGTGTAAGTTAAAAAGCTGTTAAAGCTGAGTTTTGTCATAGTCTGGTAAGATGCACCATTTTAAAGTTGGACTAGAGCTGGCTGTAAGTGACAAACAAGGAGAATTGCATCCTGCAAAAGTGAGTCTCCCTGAGGCTGTCTCATACCTGTCTTGGTTTTGGACTTTTGTCTGTAGTCGTGCCATAGTGCTGCAATGCTTTCTGCATTCTGATAAAGGGAGGAAATAAGCTACATAATTtggattattaaaaaaaacccaacaaacataGTCTTGCTGCTTTGAAGgctaattttaaaagcaaatttaaaagCCTTCTTGAGGAAAGGTAAGGACAGCAGGCACTGGGCACAAAGTGAAGTGCAGGAGGTTGCATCTGAACTAGACCAGATGAACTCTGGAGGTTCCTTCTGACCTCACCCCTGTGACCCTGTGAAGGGATCCACAGAAAGTCCTCAGCTGAGGGCAGCAGAGAACTGCCTGCTCCTATTTGGGCATCAGTCCATTCTGCATGAAATGATACTCTCATTGTGTGCAAAAGGTTTTGTGTTCAAGTTTTGCCTTGATAAGTCATTTTAATACTTTAATTACTGCTATCTGTATCAAGGTATGCAGATAATTCAAAGATTGAGAATATGgttgtcccagctgtcccacaGATAAGACTGTGACCTGCAGTGTCAATGTCCATTTTTCCACTAAAATCTGAAATTGGATCCTGTGGCATAAAAAATTGAGAAGTATTCAGAGTGTTCCTGCCTCTTGTTCTTTTGGTGAGCACAGTTTCAGGGCTTGGAGTCTCTTAGTTATATTGCTGTGCCCCAGAAGTTTGAACCATGGGATGTCCCAAGGTGTTACTGGAAATTGGACAAATATTGGAAGAAGTAAAAGTGCAGAAAGTTTGGATTAGGTAGGTCCTACTAAAAcgataaatttttttttttttactaatatGTCTTTTTTCTACGTCCTTTAGGGttttatgcttttattttgaCTGCTGCAGCTGTTGGAGTTTTATTATACTTTCAGTTTGAGCTTCATTACGTGTATGATCACATCCTGCAGTTTGCAGTGTCggctgcagcttttgctttggCACTGAGCATTTACCTGTACGCTCGATCCCTGAAAGCGCCCGAGGAGGAGCTAGCACCAGGTGGAAATTCTGGTGAGTTAGGACATTCTGGATAACTTCTTTCCAATTGTTTGCCATAGTTTCATTTCTACAAATTAAAGGCTAGGTTTGGGGCTGGTTATTATAATACTGTGACTTCAGTTTTGCTTTATGAAgcgttgtttggggtttttttccacaaacTCAGTCCCAGACATGAAGTCAGGGCATGGTATTTTCCTTCTTGTCCACCTTTTTTGATGAATGGGTAATTGTCACAGCGAAACGGAATTCTTTTTCCCAGACAAAAGCAATTAAATAGGAGAAAATGTAAAGTAAGTTAATGCCATATGATCATGTTCATAGACACTGTGATGGGAGCTTCAGGATAAGGctgaaaataaagaaggaaCAAATGTCAGGGAGAACTTCTAAAGTGGTTAGTCCTCctaattaataaaaaatcagAGCATCTTAAAATACAAACTGTGtagattttgttttgtgttttgcacTTACTCgtcaaatttttttttgccaatctgaaggcttttaaaaatttgtaaTGAGAGAACATTAGTGGAAAGTGGGATTTTATTTACGGGGAGGAGTTTAGTGGCAGATAACAGCAAGAGTGTTGCTAACAGAGGCTGTGTCGTCTGCAGGGTATTTTATTTATGACTTCTTCACTGGACATGAATTAAACCCTCGTATTGGCAGCTTTGACCTCAAATACTTCTGTGAGTTGCGTCCAGGATTAATTGGCTGGGTGAGTCAGTAATCTGAGTTATTTTAGCTACATAAATATTACATTGAGGGAATTTTTTACACACATATATAATTGATATTAAGGAGAGATATAGATATTTGTAAGTACTTACAAATGAGTACTGAAAAACAGTTCCACATTGCTGGTTTTTAAATGACTATTTTTATTCACTTGAAGAAAATTTCTAGCTTCTTTGTTTTGTGGCAAATGAAAACCCTTTTTAAGATATTCATATGTTGAGGTTATACAGCTTCAAAAGTGTGGTTAGTTGCAAACTAACTTGTAAACTAGTTTATTGGTTTTTCTGAACTAAACATTGGTCAAAAATAGTCGTTAAAATGTCCTGTAGTGTAATAGAAAAGACTGGTTTTTTTACAAGtgaactttaaaataaaatcttttctaACTTAGGTTGTTATAAACTTGGCAATGCTCTTGGCTGAGATGAAGATCCACAATCTCAGTGTGCCATCCCTGTCCATGATCCTTGTGAACTGCTTCCAGCTTCTCTATGTGGTGGATGCTCTTTGGAATGAGGTAAATGCCAATGCCCTTCACCTGCTGCCATTTCTAATTACAATGTTGAGAGAAGGAGGCTGTGGAAATGCTAAAATTCCTTCTTCCTTGTGTCCAGGAAGCTGTTTTGACTACAATGGATATTACCCATGATGGATTTGGATTCATGCTGGCGTTTGGAGATCTGGTGTGGGTTCCATTTGTCTACAGCCTGCAGGCCTTCTACTTGGTGGGTCATCCCACCACAATTACTTGGCCTGTTGCTGCTGCAATTACTGTTCTGAACTGTAAGTTACAGTAAATGTCATTGTTGCTGTTGGTTACAACATAGTTCTGATTCTGTTTCTTCAGAGATGGGAGGGGAAGCTTTAGCCCAGATGCAGCAGTCATTGTCTACTGTGAAATACAAAGAATATAATAAATTCTCATTTTAGCAAAAGAAGGATAGGTGAGACTCTGAACACTTAATTGTTCTGTTGAGAAGCAGCTCTAGGTGGGTGCTGTCTGGAGTTGAAGAGGTGACTTAACATATTTTGAATTTAATAGATTCTCTTTTAAGTCAATCTGAGCaactcataaaaaaaaaaataaaaatcagtacCTTGTTGGCTCTGCTCTACTGAACCTAGGGAAAAAGTAACTATTTGCATCTCCTTACTTGAGACCATAGTTACACATGCCAGTAGAAAACATCTTTTTTCATCACAGTTGAGTGCTTTGAGAAAAGATCTCACATCTTTAGGCAACCTTAAATTTGCACCAACATATGCTTGTTGTCTCTGTAATCTGAAACCCATAAAAACCTACTCATATTTTCTAGACGTGACAAAGAACTGGGAAAAATGACAAGATATACAACTTAATATGTGGaacactgaaaaacagaaaatcacTTTCATCTTCACCTAACGCTTTCTCATGggtttctatttaaaaaaaaatctttattcaaAGTGTGTAGTGATCATCTTTTTTCAATGCAGCTTTGGAAAAAGCAAGTTTAAGCTGCTGTGTGAAAATCCTGGGGGATATGAATTTCAAACCCAGAAAATTCATGGCCTGGTTCTTTTGTTATCATGATCTTGTAAGTGAGTTGTCAGTTTATGGAGTAGGTGCTGTAACAAAGTGCTAGGCTGCAAAACAGAGCTGTAATCATAGAATGTGA
The genomic region above belongs to Passer domesticus isolate bPasDom1 chromosome 3, bPasDom1.hap1, whole genome shotgun sequence and contains:
- the LBR gene encoding delta(14)-sterol reductase LBR is translated as MPSRKFADGEVVMGRWPGSVLYYEVQVTSYDDAAHLYTVKYKDGTELALKESDIRSQSSFKHRKSQSSSSSPSRRSSSRSRSRSRSPGRPARGRRRSASQSREHKEDKKKTIQETSLALPEKPSENNTKRYNGEPESTEKNATSCIILEQKLKPDLEIKRVLEQYSLRSRKDDKKKEEIYSEKKTFVAVKPIEKVSTKTKELEFGGRIGTFMLMLLLPATVLYLLLMCKQDDPSLLNFPPLPALESLWDGRVFGVFLLWFFLQAAFYLLPIGKVVEGLPLSSGRRLQYRINGFYAFILTAAAVGVLLYFQFELHYVYDHILQFAVSAAAFALALSIYLYARSLKAPEEELAPGGNSGYFIYDFFTGHELNPRIGSFDLKYFCELRPGLIGWVVINLAMLLAEMKIHNLSVPSLSMILVNCFQLLYVVDALWNEEAVLTTMDITHDGFGFMLAFGDLVWVPFVYSLQAFYLVGHPTTITWPVAAAITVLNCIGYYIFRSANSQKNNFRRNPADPKLANLKFIPTATGKGLLVTGWWGFVRHPNYLGDIIMALAWSLPCGFNHILPYFYVIYFICLLVHREARDEHHCKQKYGLAWERYCQRVPYRIFPYIY